The DNA window AGGCCACAGAGATTTACCTCCGTGGCCTTTGTAGTTGTACCACTTATGGTTAGTTTCCTGCTCTCTTGGTTAGCTCAGTTATTGGCATGTTATTCATGCGGCCCACCGGCTTACCGTTCTTGTAGGTGATCACACGAAGCAGCGCTGCATCTATCGGCACGGTTAAAGGTGCGGTGTATTTTGGATAGAACTTATCAGGGTAGGAATTATCAAAGCTGTAGTAAATGTCCAGCCCGGGTACTTCTGTAGTAAGTGTAACCTTAATTGTCTTGTCAGGATTGCGGCCTACTTGGAATATGGGATCATATACGCTTGGCGCATATTTAGTTTCTGATTGATCAAAACGCTCAAACTGCTTCTCTACCTTAGGGAAGAACGCTGCAAAATTCTTTTTTGCAGGAGGTGACCAAACAGACTCTGATACCGCGAGCGCACGAGGCCATATCATATATTCTACCTGGCGGAAGTTGTATACCTGTTCTGTCCAAAGATTGGCCTGGCCTCCTTTGATCAGTTTGGCATCAACACCTTCAGGAACTGGCTCAAACTCGTAAGTTTTGTTCAGGCGTAAGGTGGCGTACACAGGTGGTTCCATAATGCGGTCGCTTTGCATGTAATCCAAGTAGGCAAAGGTTGTTGGGCTCATTACCACATCGTGGCCCTGCTTGGCCGCCTCTATGCCACCTTTAATGCCGCGCCAGCTCATTACCGCCGCGTTAGGACCAAGGCCACCTTCTAATATTTCGTCCCAGCCCATGAATTTTTTGCCTTTGCTCTCTACTATTTTTTCTAAACGCTTCTCAAAATAGCTCTGCACCTCCTCCATATTCTTGAGGTTCTCTTTGGCCATTAATGCTTTTACCTGTTCGCTTTGCTCCCAAAAGTTTTTGGCACATTCATCTCCGCCCAGGTGCATATACTCAAAAGGGAATAGCTGCGCCAGTTCGGTAGTAACTTTGTCTAAAAACTCGTAGGTGTAATCGCCGGCAGGGTTTAATGTGTTATCTACCAGTGCAGGATGGCCCGGTTTAGACCAATCCATTATCTTTTCTCCCGAACGCACTACATATTTGTCGGCACCTGCAGTGGCTGATAACTGCGGATAGGCTACTACCGCAGCAAGGCTGTGGCCGGGCACATCTACCTCAGGCATAATGTTTACATATCTTTCCTGTGCGTACTTTACAATCTCGCGAATATCGTCCTGCGTGTAAAAGCCACCGTAATTACGTGGTTCGTCAGGCTTTGGCGGAATAAAATCACCAAAGGTGCCTTCGCGCTTCACATTGTAAGCTCCAACTGTTGTTAGCCGTGGCAAGCTTTTTATCTCAACCCTCCATCCTTCATCGTCTGTAAGGTGCCAGTGCAGCAGGTTAAATTTATACTTAACCATGTCATCTATAAAGCGCATTACTTCTTTCTTGGTAAAAAAATGCCGCGATACATCAAACATCAATCCTCTCCATGCAAAACGCGGGTAATCGTATATATCTACAACAGGTACGCTCCAGGTGACGCCTTTAGCAACTTTCAAACCTTCAATTTCCTTGGGCAACAATTGCATCAAGGTTTGCGCGCCGTAATACAAGCCGGCAGGCTCATTGGCACTTATAGTAATGCCGGTTGACTTTACAGATAAATAATACCCTTCTTTTCCCAGTACCGCGTCTGCTTTTTTGTTTAGCACCAGTTTTATTGCTGCGGCAGGCGCACTGGCTTTAACCAATATCTGTTTACCTGTTGCAGTGGCAAACTTTTCTTTTAACAGATCCAGCACGCGATTAAGCTCCTGCTGCTGCCCCGACTGTACTACTATAGCTTTAGGTAATGTGTATAGTCCCGGATGTTTGGTGATTTTAACAGGTTCTGGAATAATGGCAATGTCGGGGGTGCTTTGTGCCAACGCTGTTGCGGCAAATAAGCAGGACAATGCCAGCGCAGTAAATTTTTTCATACAGATAATTGAGGTTTTATAACGAGGTATCGCCTGCAATTTATGGCTTTTTAAATTAAATTAAAAAGTTTTTATTTTGCTTTATACTAATAGTTTATGCAGAAAGTTTTTTGCTAAATTGCCTAAGTATATCTCACAATTGCGCCTGCAATTATTAACCAATTAATACTACTACCATGTCAACTGATCGCAGAAAGTTTCTCAAGCACCTGGGTACTTCGGTGCTGCTTACCTCCGCTTCGCTAACCTCTTGGGCCGCGAAAGAAGAAAATGAAGTACGGCTGCAACGCGCACAGCGAATTGCCGGGCCTAACGACAAAATACGTATAGCCACTATTGGCATGGGTATAATGGGCTTTAACGACACCCGTGCGGCGCTGACTACATCAGGTGTGGAGCTGGCGGGTGTATGCGACCTGTATAAAGGCAGGCTGGACCGCGCCAAAGAACTTTACGGCCAAAGCCTTTTTACTACTATGGATTACCGCGAAATACTAGGCCGGAAGGACATAGATGCTGTAATTATTGCTACCAGCGACAATTGGCACAGCCAAATAGCCATAGATGCCATGCACAGCAAGAAAGCCGTTTACAGCGAGAAGCCAATGGTACACCTGATAAGCCAGGGCCTTGCCGAAATTAAGGCACAGCAGGATACCAAAATGGTAATGCAGGTAGGTAGCCAGCGCGTAAGCAGTATTGCTTATAAAAAAGCGAAGGAAATGTACCAGGCAGGTGCTATCGGTAAAATAAACTCTATTGAAGCATCATTTAACCGGCAGGATGCACTAGGCGCCTGGCAGTATACTATACCGACAGATGCCACGCTGGCTAATGTAGACTGGGCACGCTACCAGGCAAACGCTAAAGTAAAGTACGATTACGATCCTAAACGCTTTTTCCGCTGGAGAAACTACCGCGAATACGGTACTGGTGTAGCAGGAGACCTGTTTGTACACTTACTCAGTGGCATACATTTTATCACCGGATCTAAGGGGCCGGAAAAGATATACTCTATAGGAGGTCTTACCTACTGGAAGGATGGCAGGAACGTGCCTGATGTTATGAGTGCCGTGGTGCAATACGGCGAAACCAAGGAACACCCGGCATTCCAGGTAACCCTAAGGGTAAATTTCGTGAGCGGCGATGGCGGAAGCGGCAGAACTACAATAACTGGTTCTGAAGGTGTGATTGATCTTGGCGACGGAGATAACTTTACCATAAAACGAAATAAAATGCCCGAGGCACCAGGTATTGGCGGATGGGACTCATTATTTACTTATACCGAAGCACAGCAGAAAGCTCTGTTAGACGATTATAATAAAAAGTGGACTGAACAGCAGAAAAGGCGAACCCGCGAGCCCGACACTGTTTATAGTGCCCCCGAAGGGTATAACTCATCTAACGAGCATTTCGCAAACTTTTTTGACTCAGTACGCAACGGTACACCTGTAGTAGAAGACGCCAAGTTTGGTTTCAGAGCCGCCGCACCTTGCCTAGCTTGTAACGACAGTTATTTTGAGAATAAAGTTATCCGTTGGGACGCAGAAAACATGAAAATTATAGCATAATAGCAACTACTTTTTGGAAAACGGCCGCGGTGTATACCAGCGGCCGTTTTGTTTATCTTATGATAGCGACCCAGCCGGAAAGCACGCTAATATTGGTGTGGGTATCTATCATATAATAATAAGTTCCTGCTGGTACTTGCTTGCCGGAGTAGGTGCCATCCCATGGTTTGCTGTACCCTGTTGATTGAAACAGCAACTGGCCATTACGGTTATAAATAGATACAGTGCTGTTAGGATAGTTACTTAAAATAGGAATTTGCCAATAGTCGTTAATACCGTCGCCATTAGGCGTAAAAGTGTTTGGCGGAATGATATCGCACGCAGCATTCGCAAGCACAGAGACGGTAACCGCGTTTGATTCTGTAGCCGGGTTTGCCACGCATTTACCGCCGCTTACCATGGTGCAGGTAACTACATCACCATCTGCAAGATTTTTGGTGCTGAAGGTACTGCTGTTAGTGTCGGTATTATTACCATTAATGTGCCACTGGTAGGATGGTTCACCGTTAGTGGTTTGTACGTTAGTAGGCACAGCGGTAAAGGTTACCTTGCTGCCGGGGCAAAACGCCCCCGTAATGGAAGGAAATATCATTACAGAAGTTGTTACAGGCGGATCGGCAGTAAGTGTAGCTGGTGCTGAAGGTAGGGATGATATATCGGCGCATCCATCATGATTGGTTACTATGCAGGTAATTTTATCTCCTGTAAGTAACGCACTGCTGGTAAATTCAGGGCCGCCACTATAAACAGGAGCGCCATTTACAAACCACTGATATGTTGGCGCGTTGCCTCCATTCACTGCGCTGGCTGTATACTTTACTTCCAATCCCTCGCAGCTTGCGTAATAGTCCGGAGTTATCTTTACTGTAGGGGCGGGCAGCTTATTAGCGGTAACTGAAAACGTAACACTTACGGTATCATATGGGCTTAAACCATCACTTGCAATTAGTTTCACATAAACCTTCTCACCGTCTTTAAGAACACGGCCGGCTGCAGGTACCTGCGTGAAAGTTATACTACCTGTACAGGGGCTTGTGCCGGTTGCTTTTGCAGCGTAGTCTTCTAATATAGCAGGGCATGCATCAAGAAACGGCAACGTTACGGGCTGATATTTGCTGGTAATCGTGATAGGGTTAATAATAACTAAGGGGATATTAACGGTTTTCTTGTTGCTTTTACCATTGTTATCAAAATAGCCGGCAGTGCCACTGCCTGCTATGGTGCTTACCATGCCGGCGGGCGTTATTTTGCGGATAATGTGATTATCCTGATCGGCTATGTAGAGGTTATCTGCCGGGTCAATACCGATGCCTTGCGGGTTGTTGAAAGACGCGATGGTGGCGCCATCTCCGTCTGCCCGGCCAATTCTGCTTGCACTGCCGGCATATATTGTAAACGTGCCATCAGCAGCTACTTTATAAATCTTAGGCTCTGTTGATGCTATAAACGAGTTGCCTTTGCTATCTACCACAAGGCGTGTAAATCGTAAAAGCGGATCAGTTTTGCGGAATAACGTTGTAACCACCCCCGCAGGTGTTATTTTGCGAACGCTATTTACATCGTTTGCAGCAGAACTAGTTACAAATAAAGTTCCGTCAGGTCCAAAATACAACCCCTTGATACCATCAAAGTCCGCGAGTGTACCAATCCCATCTGTAAAGGCCTGCTTGCCGCTTCCCGCAAAAACTATTGCCGAGGAGCCATCCGGTGCTGCTTTGTATATTCTCGTTTTATCAGCTATATAAATGTACCCGCTTTTGTCAATAGCTATGGCCGCTCCCTCTATAGGATCAAAGTCGTTTAAGCCGGTAAGCGCCTCTGTGGTAAAGGTGCTCACTGTACCATCAGGTGTAATCTTCCGTATTAAAAAATTAGCAACGTCGCAAACATATATGTTCCCTTGTGCATCCGTTATAATGCTCAGCAGGTCTTTGGAGAAACTTGCTATGCCGGCTTTCCCATCCACTTTTCCAGGTCCACCATTACCCGCAAGTGTACTAACACGACCGTCAACAGCTATTGTTCTTATACGGTAATTGCCCTTGTCGGAGATGTACATTTTCCCGCTTACAGGGTCGAACACAATGTTAGATGGATAATTAAACCTGGCACTTAAAGGATCGACAGGGTCAGCGCCAAATCCGGTCTTCAATACTGATGTTTGCAGACCTACATCGGCGCAACTATACAAACTATCCTGCAGGGTTGTAGATGGCTGCTGAAGCTGGTATTCGCCCGTTACGGTGGCAACCGTGTCATAATTTATTTTGGTATTACCGGTTGGATCAAGCTTTATCCTT is part of the Mucilaginibacter terrenus genome and encodes:
- a CDS encoding beta-N-acetylhexosaminidase, translated to MKKFTALALSCLFAATALAQSTPDIAIIPEPVKITKHPGLYTLPKAIVVQSGQQQELNRVLDLLKEKFATATGKQILVKASAPAAAIKLVLNKKADAVLGKEGYYLSVKSTGITISANEPAGLYYGAQTLMQLLPKEIEGLKVAKGVTWSVPVVDIYDYPRFAWRGLMFDVSRHFFTKKEVMRFIDDMVKYKFNLLHWHLTDDEGWRVEIKSLPRLTTVGAYNVKREGTFGDFIPPKPDEPRNYGGFYTQDDIREIVKYAQERYVNIMPEVDVPGHSLAAVVAYPQLSATAGADKYVVRSGEKIMDWSKPGHPALVDNTLNPAGDYTYEFLDKVTTELAQLFPFEYMHLGGDECAKNFWEQSEQVKALMAKENLKNMEEVQSYFEKRLEKIVESKGKKFMGWDEILEGGLGPNAAVMSWRGIKGGIEAAKQGHDVVMSPTTFAYLDYMQSDRIMEPPVYATLRLNKTYEFEPVPEGVDAKLIKGGQANLWTEQVYNFRQVEYMIWPRALAVSESVWSPPAKKNFAAFFPKVEKQFERFDQSETKYAPSVYDPIFQVGRNPDKTIKVTLTTEVPGLDIYYSFDNSYPDKFYPKYTAPLTVPIDAALLRVITYKNGKPVGRMNNMPITELTKRAGN
- a CDS encoding Gfo/Idh/MocA family oxidoreductase, translated to MSTDRRKFLKHLGTSVLLTSASLTSWAAKEENEVRLQRAQRIAGPNDKIRIATIGMGIMGFNDTRAALTTSGVELAGVCDLYKGRLDRAKELYGQSLFTTMDYREILGRKDIDAVIIATSDNWHSQIAIDAMHSKKAVYSEKPMVHLISQGLAEIKAQQDTKMVMQVGSQRVSSIAYKKAKEMYQAGAIGKINSIEASFNRQDALGAWQYTIPTDATLANVDWARYQANAKVKYDYDPKRFFRWRNYREYGTGVAGDLFVHLLSGIHFITGSKGPEKIYSIGGLTYWKDGRNVPDVMSAVVQYGETKEHPAFQVTLRVNFVSGDGGSGRTTITGSEGVIDLGDGDNFTIKRNKMPEAPGIGGWDSLFTYTEAQQKALLDDYNKKWTEQQKRRTREPDTVYSAPEGYNSSNEHFANFFDSVRNGTPVVEDAKFGFRAAAPCLACNDSYFENKVIRWDAENMKIIA
- a CDS encoding NHL domain-containing protein, with translation MKRIAYIFTLLLVVIAAQQTYAQLPRFRDQPAQQYFTGTPITPVAPTYRPTSGTVPPNIYGEVTTVAGSGSPGLVNAKGRNAAFTAPSDVKMDAAGNLYVSDAGNNCIRMIAPDGTVSTYAGSGVAGYADGNGASARFNNPACIMFDKQGNLFVTDKDNNAIRQITPTRDVSVFAGIPGTAAMTNNTFMQPTGLTFNLAGRLFVADVPQIREVPGGYVTFFAGGGYRGPAPNFNGPGVTAKFAALYAMITGPDDIMYVADGEMIRTVNQSAVVGTAAGVNYNTDPFEGTAANATFKSIMGLALDNAGNMFIADGGGHEIKRFGKREQYISVLAGNNKKPGYVDAIGPNAQFGKPMGMCIDAQGFIYVADADNNVIRKISTTGFKVIPDLPPGLVLDQRTGIISGTPTQPWPSTDYTIFGYNTEGMGTYTFNIQVNELIRKQQVIKFDPLPVMKDTDLDYPLNATAVGPSNSNPIRYESSDISIASVFDGKIHILKAGTVTITAYKDEDPFYFAATPVERTLVIQEVPEVFVYPDVVPKGNPVRIKLDPTGNTKINYDTVATVTGEYQLQQPSTTLQDSLYSCADVGLQTSVLKTGFGADPVDPLSARFNYPSNIVFDPVSGKMYISDKGNYRIRTIAVDGRVSTLAGNGGPGKVDGKAGIASFSKDLLSIITDAQGNIYVCDVANFLIRKITPDGTVSTFTTEALTGLNDFDPIEGAAIAIDKSGYIYIADKTRIYKAAPDGSSAIVFAGSGKQAFTDGIGTLADFDGIKGLYFGPDGTLFVTSSAANDVNSVRKITPAGVVTTLFRKTDPLLRFTRLVVDSKGNSFIASTEPKIYKVAADGTFTIYAGSASRIGRADGDGATIASFNNPQGIGIDPADNLYIADQDNHIIRKITPAGMVSTIAGSGTAGYFDNNGKSNKKTVNIPLVIINPITITSKYQPVTLPFLDACPAILEDYAAKATGTSPCTGSITFTQVPAAGRVLKDGEKVYVKLIASDGLSPYDTVSVTFSVTANKLPAPTVKITPDYYASCEGLEVKYTASAVNGGNAPTYQWFVNGAPVYSGGPEFTSSALLTGDKITCIVTNHDGCADISSLPSAPATLTADPPVTTSVMIFPSITGAFCPGSKVTFTAVPTNVQTTNGEPSYQWHINGNNTDTNSSTFSTKNLADGDVVTCTMVSGGKCVANPATESNAVTVSVLANAACDIIPPNTFTPNGDGINDYWQIPILSNYPNSTVSIYNRNGQLLFQSTGYSKPWDGTYSGKQVPAGTYYYMIDTHTNISVLSGWVAIIR